One region of Salvelinus sp. IW2-2015 linkage group LG1, ASM291031v2, whole genome shotgun sequence genomic DNA includes:
- the LOC111966009 gene encoding nuclear receptor subfamily 1 group D member 1: MDNSPGGVILYAGSSGSASPSPGSPSSGYQTQSPRSSHSQPSSPEPVSFPEIGPLKRERGENRGGPSPKLVFQFPEANATTAATSSGNTYAHPMVAKRPCSFTGTFTKTGGMVLLCKVCGDIASGFHYGVHACEGCKGFFRRSIQQNIHYKMCVKNESCLIMRMNRNRCQHCRFKKCLYVGMSRDAVRFGRIPKREKQRLLDEMQSYMNSLNESASMEIDSSPSSSEAPASPEPGESISTAYRNIFAQEDVKPVIKMVVNNNNIRNNPAHDSDYAQPAPQTHSHSNPSQVYQSHPTQSYQTPPRYPRNNNVDNAQYTYQPSSNQSQCPMSNGSQSAQTFQASHNNFSAGESLNQTTCPWKLSGGAKVLACPLNACPVAPRDRSSQQIWDAFSQCFTPAVKEVVEFAKSIPGFQSLSQHDQVMLLKAGTFQVLMVRFCSLFDPKEKTVTFLNGQTYPLTSLRALGMGSLLDAMFEFSEKLGALGLEPDEMALFMAVVLVSADCSGVADVVAVEQLQESLIKALRSLITRRCPDDSALFPKLLLRLPDLRTLNNMHSDKLLAFSIDP; encoded by the exons ATGGACAACAGCCCTG GTGGTGTGATACTATATGCTGGATCATCTGGTAGTGCCAGCCCCAGCCCTGGCAGCCCCTCCAGCGGGTACCAGACCCAGTCTCCCCGGTCCTCCCACTCCCAACCCTCATCTCCTGAGCCTGTCTCGTTCCCCGAGATCGGCCctctgaagagagaaagaggggagaacaGGGGTGGGCCCTCGCCCAAACTAGTCTTCCAGTTCCCTGAAGCCAATGCCACTACAGCCGCTACATCCTCTGGAAATACCTACGCCCACCCTATGGTGGCCAAGAGGCCCTGCAGCTTCACTGGCACTTTCACCA AGACAGGAGGCATGGTGCTCCTGTGTAAGGTGTGTGGGGACATCGCGTCTGGCTTCCATTACGGCGTTCACGCCTGTGAAGGCTGCAAGGGTTTCTTCCGCCGCAGCATCCAGCAGAACATCCACTACAAGATGTGTGTGAAGAATGAGAGCTGCCTGATCATGCGCATGAACCGCAACCGCTGCCAACACTGCCGCTTCAAGAAGTGTCTCTACGTGGGCATGTCCAGAGATG cTGTGCGTTTTGGGCGCATCCCAAAGCGTGAGAAGCAGAGACTATTGGACGAGATGCAGAGCTACATGAATAGCCTCAACGAATCAGCATCCATGGAGATTgattcctccccttcttcctctgaggCCCCGGCCAGCCCAGAACCTGGCGAGTCCATTTCCACTGCCTACCGCAACATCTTTGCCCAAGAGGATGTGAAGCCAGTAATCAAGATGgtcgtcaacaacaacaacatccgcAACAATCCAGCACATGATTCTGACTACGCTCAGCCCGCACCCCAAACCCACTCCCATTCCAACCCCTCTCAGGTGTACCAGTCACATCCCACACAAAGCTACCAGACCCCCCCTCGCTACCCACGCAACAACAATGTTGACAACGCTCAGTATACATACCAACCATCATCCAATCAGAGTCAATGCCCAATGTCCAATGGCAGCCAGTCCGCTCAGACCTTCCAAGCCAGTCACAACAACTTTTCAGCCGGCGAGTCTCTAAACCAGACCACATGCCCCTGGAAGTTAAGTGGAGGCGCCAAAGTTCTG gcATGTCCCCTGAACGCATGTCCCGTGGCCCCCCGTGACCGATCCAGCCAGCAGATYTGGGACGCCTTTTCCCAGTGCTTCACYCCGGCCGTCAAGGAGGTGGTGGAGTTTGCCAAGAGCATCCCCGGGTTCCAGAGTCTCAGCCAGCATGACCAGGTCATGCTGCTTAAGGCCGGCACCTTCCAGGTGCTGATGGTCAGGTTCTGCTCACTGTTCGACCCCAAGGAGAAGACGGTGACCTTCCTGAATGGCCAGACATACCCCCTGACATCCCTGCGGGCGCTGGGTATGGGCTCTCTGCTGGATGCCATGTTTGAGTTCAGTGAGAAGCTGGGAGCTCTGGGCCTGGAGCCCGACGAGATGGCCCTCTTCATGGCTGTGGTGCTAGTGTCTGCCG actgTTCAGGTGTGGCTGATGTAGTTGCAGTGGAGCAGCTTCAGGAGAGTCTGATCAAAGCCCTGCGCTCGCTCATCACCCGCCGTTGCCCCGACGACAGCGCCCTCTTCCCCAAGCTGCTGCTGCGCCTGCCCGACCTGCGCACCCTCAACAACATGCACTCCGACAAGCTGCTGGCCTTTAGCATCGACCCCTAA